Proteins from one Corynebacterium testudinoris genomic window:
- a CDS encoding ABC transporter ATP-binding protein produces the protein MELVRLLFSHSKPYAGYVVALVILQTVSTLATLYLPSLNAEIIDGGVAQGNVPYIWDRGAIMLVVAFVQVIAAVIAVWFGARTAMGLGRDVRRDIFRRVSGYSAEDLGHFDSATLITRNTNDVQQVQMAYLMILNFMVAMPIMCIGGIIMAMREDAGLSWLVWVSVLVLAVVVVALIGRLVPLFTGMQKRIDRIIAIMREQINGIRVIRAFTREDFEAKRFDDANRDITDLSVRIGRLFVLMGPIITLILNVSTGAVLWFGGHRVNEGLVEVGSLTAFLQYLLQILVAVMMGTFMAMMLPRAIICARRIDEVLSYESSIDEPVDPVEPAYLRGDVELRDVSFTYPGADKPVLDGISFTARPGEVTAIIGATGSGKTTLLNLIPRLHRATSGSVLIDAVEVTDLSRASLVERVSMVPQKPYLFSGTVASNLRLGAPDATDDELWEALDTAQAAFVREHELGLAMPISQGGTNVSGGQRQRLCIARTLVANPKVYLFDDSFSALDLITDANLREALVPRMKDATMIVVAQRVASIEHADQILVMEAGRIVARGTHGELLDSSPTYREIVESQISPEVAP, from the coding sequence GTGGAACTAGTCCGTTTACTTTTTTCTCACTCGAAACCCTATGCAGGGTATGTCGTGGCCTTGGTCATCCTGCAGACGGTGTCGACGCTGGCCACCCTGTATCTGCCCTCCCTCAACGCTGAGATCATTGACGGCGGCGTGGCACAGGGCAACGTTCCATATATTTGGGATCGCGGCGCGATCATGCTGGTGGTGGCGTTCGTGCAGGTCATTGCCGCCGTCATCGCCGTGTGGTTTGGCGCCCGCACCGCGATGGGCCTCGGCCGAGATGTCCGCCGCGACATTTTCCGCCGCGTATCGGGCTACTCCGCCGAAGACCTGGGCCACTTCGACAGCGCAACGTTGATCACTCGTAACACCAACGATGTGCAGCAGGTGCAGATGGCGTACCTCATGATCCTCAACTTCATGGTCGCGATGCCGATCATGTGCATCGGCGGCATCATCATGGCCATGCGCGAGGATGCCGGTCTGTCGTGGCTGGTGTGGGTCTCGGTGCTCGTGCTCGCGGTCGTGGTGGTCGCGCTCATTGGCCGCCTCGTGCCGTTGTTCACCGGCATGCAAAAGCGCATCGACCGGATCATTGCCATCATGCGCGAGCAGATCAACGGCATCCGCGTCATCCGCGCCTTCACCCGCGAGGACTTCGAGGCAAAGCGTTTCGACGACGCCAATCGCGACATCACGGATCTCTCCGTCCGCATCGGTCGGCTCTTCGTGCTCATGGGGCCGATCATCACGCTCATCCTCAACGTCTCCACCGGCGCGGTCCTGTGGTTCGGCGGTCACCGCGTCAACGAGGGCCTGGTCGAAGTCGGTTCGCTCACCGCCTTCCTGCAGTACCTCCTGCAGATCCTCGTCGCCGTCATGATGGGCACGTTCATGGCGATGATGCTGCCCCGCGCCATTATCTGCGCCCGCCGCATCGACGAAGTGCTCAGCTACGAATCATCGATCGACGAGCCGGTGGACCCGGTCGAGCCCGCCTACCTGCGCGGCGATGTCGAACTCCGCGACGTCTCCTTCACCTACCCCGGCGCCGACAAACCCGTCCTCGACGGCATCTCCTTCACCGCCCGCCCCGGCGAAGTCACCGCTATCATCGGTGCCACCGGCTCCGGCAAGACGACCCTGCTCAATCTCATTCCGCGGCTGCACCGCGCCACCTCGGGTTCTGTGCTTATCGACGCCGTCGAGGTCACCGACCTCTCCCGCGCCTCCCTGGTCGAGCGGGTGTCCATGGTCCCCCAAAAGCCCTACCTCTTCTCCGGGACGGTGGCCAGCAACCTGCGGCTCGGCGCCCCCGACGCCACCGACGATGAACTGTGGGAGGCGCTCGACACCGCCCAGGCCGCCTTCGTCCGCGAGCACGAGCTCGGCCTGGCCATGCCCATTTCCCAGGGCGGCACCAACGTCTCCGGCGGGCAGCGCCAGCGACTGTGCATCGCCCGCACCCTCGTGGCCAACCCGAAGGTCTACCTCTTCGACGATTCTTTCTCCGCCCTCGACCTCATTACTGACGCCAACCTCCGCGAAGCACTTGTCCCGCGTATGAAGGACGCCACGATGATCGTCGTGGCCCAGCGGGTGGCTTCCATCGAACACGCCGACCAGATCCTCGTCATGGAGGCCGGGCGCATCGTCG